One segment of Bacteroides caecimuris DNA contains the following:
- a CDS encoding RnfABCDGE type electron transport complex subunit E, with the protein MNNFKVMMNGIIKENPTFVLLLGMCPTLGTTSSAINGMGMGLATMFVLICSNVVISLIKNLIPDMVRIPSFIVVIASFVTLLQMVMQAYVPGLYATLGLFIPLIVVNCIVLGRAEAFAAKNNAVASMFDGIGMGLGFTIALTLLGAVREFLGTGKIFDLTIMPEEYGMLVFVLAPGAFIALGYLIALINSLKKA; encoded by the coding sequence ATGAATAACTTTAAAGTAATGATGAACGGGATTATCAAAGAGAATCCTACGTTTGTACTCCTGCTCGGTATGTGTCCTACATTGGGTACGACTTCGTCGGCCATCAATGGTATGGGTATGGGACTGGCTACCATGTTCGTTTTGATTTGCTCGAATGTGGTGATTTCTTTAATCAAGAACCTGATTCCGGATATGGTGCGTATCCCGTCGTTTATCGTGGTGATCGCGTCTTTCGTAACCTTGCTTCAAATGGTGATGCAGGCATACGTGCCGGGACTGTACGCTACGCTCGGTCTTTTCATCCCGTTGATTGTGGTGAACTGTATTGTGTTGGGACGTGCCGAAGCCTTCGCTGCCAAGAATAACGCAGTTGCATCTATGTTCGACGGTATCGGCATGGGACTTGGTTTTACCATTGCCCTGACATTGCTGGGTGCTGTCCGCGAATTCCTTGGAACCGGTAAGATTTTCGATCTGACCATCATGCCGGAAGAATATGGAATGTTGGTATTTGTATTGGCTCCGGGTGCTTTCATCGCTTTGGGATACCTCATTGCGCTGATTAACAGTCTCAAGAAAGCCTAA